A window of the Cystobacter fuscus genome harbors these coding sequences:
- a CDS encoding biosynthetic peptidoglycan transglycosylase: MPPPRRPLSKRLLVACLLPVLLAGGAVAGKAWLEGDEVRARVMARARPALESRLGPVRLGEEFHVGWTGTVTLGPLEVPGTRPEGPPVVRIEHITVRPRWRALLAGRIEVGRVVLSEVMIEAGPSGRELRALVQRMRAPRPASVPAASSGSGGAWPEVVVEDLHLAFERRGRVEWGPLSARVRREDVDGIPGLEAKAGLPGGGHAELSLRKAESGITGTLQVREVPAGSVLSLAEPPWTMEGGILEAEARVDGREATFSLAVKGLALRDARLAPEPVGPLAFSAEGRARWELERRHAKLESLRVAVGERREAGVEVTGEADWKQAPRFSLRAELRPLTFEQALAALPPSLVPDQELAKLEGHFQGTLTVAGPVARREEWEVKAKLDVSKRKASDPPGPLAWLRAPFDYRPLTAEGRGRELHIGPGNPRYVPSAELPRVLVRAVLRSEDAAFWVHRGFDFDSLSTLLLKPPDDKVRGGSTLTQQLAKNLFLSREKTYARKVKEAYLTLGLESSLSKERMLEVYFNIIEWGPGIYGIGEAARHYFGKDARELSIRESAFLATIIPNPVRYHVYCTRGELSEVWKKNVDRLLGVLHEGGDITFTEYQEALDAPLPFACGDSEAQATEEQTSVE, from the coding sequence ATGCCGCCCCCCCGCCGCCCCCTGTCCAAGAGGCTCCTCGTCGCGTGTCTTCTCCCCGTGCTGCTCGCCGGGGGGGCCGTGGCCGGGAAGGCCTGGCTCGAGGGGGACGAGGTTCGCGCCCGGGTGATGGCCCGGGCCAGGCCCGCCCTGGAGTCACGGTTGGGCCCGGTGCGCCTGGGTGAGGAGTTCCACGTGGGCTGGACGGGCACGGTGACGCTAGGGCCGCTGGAGGTGCCGGGCACCCGTCCCGAGGGCCCTCCGGTGGTGCGCATCGAGCACATCACCGTGCGCCCCCGGTGGCGGGCGCTGCTGGCGGGCCGGATCGAGGTGGGCCGGGTGGTGCTCTCGGAGGTGATGATCGAGGCGGGCCCGTCCGGGCGGGAGCTGCGGGCCCTGGTCCAGCGGATGCGCGCGCCACGTCCCGCCTCGGTCCCCGCGGCCTCCTCGGGGAGTGGGGGCGCGTGGCCGGAGGTGGTGGTGGAGGACCTGCACCTGGCCTTCGAGCGGCGCGGCCGGGTGGAATGGGGCCCACTCTCCGCCCGGGTACGGCGCGAGGACGTGGATGGCATCCCCGGGCTGGAGGCCAAGGCCGGACTGCCCGGCGGAGGACACGCGGAGCTGTCCCTCCGGAAGGCGGAGTCCGGCATCACCGGGACGCTCCAGGTCCGCGAGGTCCCGGCGGGGTCCGTGCTGTCGCTCGCGGAGCCGCCCTGGACCATGGAGGGAGGAATCCTGGAGGCGGAGGCGCGGGTGGACGGCCGGGAGGCCACCTTCTCGCTGGCGGTGAAGGGCCTCGCACTGAGAGATGCCCGGCTCGCGCCCGAGCCGGTGGGGCCGCTCGCCTTCTCGGCGGAGGGCCGTGCGCGCTGGGAGCTGGAGCGCCGGCACGCGAAGCTCGAGTCCCTCCGGGTGGCGGTGGGCGAGCGCCGCGAAGCGGGCGTCGAGGTGACGGGCGAGGCGGACTGGAAGCAGGCCCCGCGCTTCTCGCTGCGCGCCGAGCTGCGGCCGCTCACCTTCGAGCAGGCCCTGGCGGCGCTGCCTCCGTCCCTGGTGCCGGATCAGGAGCTGGCGAAGCTGGAGGGACACTTCCAGGGGACGCTCACGGTGGCCGGCCCCGTGGCCCGCCGGGAGGAGTGGGAGGTCAAGGCGAAGCTCGACGTGTCCAAGCGCAAGGCGTCGGATCCGCCAGGGCCGCTGGCGTGGTTGCGCGCGCCCTTCGACTACCGGCCGCTGACGGCGGAAGGACGCGGGCGGGAGCTGCACATCGGCCCGGGCAACCCCCGCTACGTGCCCTCCGCCGAGCTGCCCCGGGTGCTGGTGCGCGCGGTGCTGCGCAGCGAGGACGCCGCCTTCTGGGTGCACCGGGGCTTCGACTTCGACTCGTTGAGCACGCTGCTGCTCAAGCCCCCGGACGACAAGGTGCGGGGGGGTTCCACCCTCACCCAGCAGCTCGCCAAGAACCTCTTCCTGTCGCGGGAGAAGACATACGCGCGCAAGGTGAAGGAGGCCTACCTCACGCTGGGACTGGAGAGCAGCCTCTCCAAGGAACGGATGCTGGAGGTGTACTTCAACATCATCGAGTGGGGCCCGGGCATCTACGGCATCGGCGAGGCGGCGCGGCACTACTTCGGCAAGGACGCGCGCGAGCTGAGCATCCGCGAGTCCGCCTTCCTCGCCACCATCATCCCCAACCCGGTGCGCTACCACGTGTACTGCACTCGCGGAGAGCTGTCCGAGGTGTGGAAGAAGAACGTGGACAGGCTCCTGGGTGTCCTGCACGAGGGCGGGGACATCACCTTCACCGAGTACCAGGAGGCCCTCGACGCGCCCCTCCCCTTCGCCTGCGGAGACAGCGAGGCCCAGGCGACGGAGGAACAGACGTCCGTCGAGTGA